In Variovorax paradoxus, a single genomic region encodes these proteins:
- a CDS encoding ABC transporter substrate-binding protein translates to MKLSTTRRAVLAGGAALAFGAGLPRPARADNGVTDTAIRIGQSAVFSGPAKDFGVDYRAGIKLYFDRVNKAGGVNGRKIELVTYDDAYDPAKTAVNTAKLIDEDKVFALTGYVATGNLAAAMPLAEKAGVPMFAPLVGTTSFRAKTNRYLFHVRAGYDLELRKIISHLSTIGIQSIAVVYQDSAFGKSNLATCEELAADYKVKVVKTFPLAIAAEDAKPVVTGLADAKPGAVLMIMAGRMVEVFMRDYRASGAGAPLYTLSVGITDAAGSAKRLEGKLAGLVTASIVPPPQAQRVPIVADYQHDRAEFGEKIDSYTALEGYIVARVMVEGLRRAGKALTRDSFIAGLESIGSTRFGDFPIEYSAKNHNGSTFVDLEMYTRDGQLRR, encoded by the coding sequence ATGAAGCTTTCGACGACAAGGCGTGCCGTGCTGGCGGGCGGTGCCGCACTGGCCTTCGGTGCCGGCCTGCCGCGGCCGGCGCGGGCCGACAACGGCGTGACCGACACCGCCATCCGCATCGGCCAGTCGGCCGTGTTCAGCGGTCCCGCGAAAGACTTCGGTGTCGACTACCGCGCGGGCATCAAGCTCTACTTCGACCGCGTCAACAAGGCGGGCGGCGTGAACGGCCGCAAGATCGAACTCGTCACCTATGACGACGCCTACGATCCCGCGAAAACCGCCGTCAACACCGCGAAGCTGATCGACGAGGACAAGGTCTTCGCGCTCACCGGCTACGTGGCCACCGGCAACCTCGCGGCCGCGATGCCGCTCGCCGAGAAGGCCGGCGTGCCGATGTTCGCGCCGCTGGTGGGCACCACGTCGTTCCGCGCCAAGACCAACCGCTACCTGTTCCATGTGCGCGCGGGCTACGACCTGGAGCTGCGCAAGATCATCAGCCACCTCTCGACCATCGGCATCCAGTCGATCGCGGTGGTCTACCAGGACAGCGCCTTCGGCAAGTCGAACCTCGCGACCTGCGAGGAGCTTGCGGCCGACTACAAGGTGAAGGTGGTGAAGACCTTCCCGCTGGCCATTGCCGCCGAAGACGCCAAGCCGGTGGTCACGGGCCTGGCCGATGCGAAGCCGGGCGCCGTGCTGATGATCATGGCGGGCCGCATGGTAGAGGTGTTCATGCGCGACTACCGCGCGAGCGGCGCGGGCGCGCCGCTGTACACGCTGTCGGTCGGCATCACCGACGCGGCCGGCTCGGCCAAGCGGCTCGAGGGCAAGCTCGCGGGTCTGGTCACGGCCAGCATCGTGCCGCCGCCGCAGGCGCAGCGCGTGCCCATCGTGGCCGACTACCAGCACGACCGCGCCGAGTTCGGCGAGAAGATCGACAGCTACACCGCGCTGGAGGGCTACATCGTCGCGCGCGTGATGGTCGAGGGCCTGCGCCGCGCGGGCAAGGCGCTCACGCGCGACAGTTTCATCGCCGGGCTCGAGAGCATCGGCAGCACGCGCTTCGGCGACTTCCCCATCGAATACAGCGCGAAGAACCACAACGGCTCGACCTTCGTGGACCTGGAGATGTACACCCGTGACGGCCAGTTGCGGCGCTGA
- a CDS encoding (2Fe-2S)-binding protein, which yields MTASCGAEPLHLLVNGQARSIEGVPRAATLLHMLRNDLGLNGPKYGCGLGQCGACTVHVDGVAARSCVIPAHGVAGRAITTLEGLGSRGDWHPVQAAFEEAQAAQCGYCLNGMVMQAAALLARDPHASEARIRSELSGNLCRCGTHIEILDAVQRAAARMCARQEP from the coding sequence GTGACGGCCAGTTGCGGCGCTGAGCCGCTGCACCTGCTGGTCAACGGCCAGGCGCGATCGATCGAAGGCGTGCCGCGCGCTGCGACGCTGCTGCACATGCTGCGCAACGACCTGGGCCTGAACGGGCCCAAGTACGGCTGCGGACTGGGGCAGTGCGGCGCCTGCACGGTGCATGTGGACGGCGTGGCGGCGCGCTCTTGCGTGATTCCCGCGCACGGCGTTGCTGGCCGCGCCATCACCACGCTCGAAGGGCTGGGCTCGCGCGGCGACTGGCATCCGGTGCAGGCCGCGTTCGAAGAAGCGCAGGCCGCGCAGTGCGGCTACTGCCTCAACGGCATGGTGATGCAGGCGGCGGCGCTGCTGGCGCGCGATCCGCATGCAAGCGAGGCGCGCATCCGCAGCGAGCTGTCGGGCAATCTGTGCCGCTGCGGCACGCACATCGAGATCCTCGATGCCGTGCAGCGCGCGGCCGCGCGCATGTGCGCCCGGCAAGAGCCATGA